A genomic segment from Malaclemys terrapin pileata isolate rMalTer1 chromosome 1, rMalTer1.hap1, whole genome shotgun sequence encodes:
- the LOC128832997 gene encoding olfactory receptor 52J3-like: MQETPFCLRVGHLLPYSMSDSNTTDFTNPSTFILLGIPGLEGAHVWISIPFCAMYIIAVLGNFTILFIVKREPSLHGPMYYFLCMLAITDLVLSTSILPKTLSIFWFNSREIDFSACLTQLYFLHCFSAMESGIFVAMALDRYVAICDPLRYSTLLANPTVAKIGLAVVLRSGMLTLPYPFLARRWPYCTTNIIPQSYCEHMAVVKLACADVRISNYYGLFVVFTVLGLDVSSIAVSYTLILRAIFSLPTKDARLKTLGTCGSHLFVILAFYIPSAFSFLTHRFGHNVSLYFHVLVANVYLLVPPTLNPIIYGVRTKEIRDRLLQLFTYKGT; this comes from the coding sequence ATGCAGGAGACACCGTTCTGCCTCAGagttggacaccttctcccctactccatgtcggattccaacacaaccgacttcaccaacccctccaccttcatcctgctgggcattcctggcctggagggggcccatgtctggatctccatccccttctgtgcAATGTACATCATAGCcgtcttggggaacttcaccatcctgttcattgtgaagagggagccgagcctccatgggcccatgtactatttcctctgcatgctggccatcaCCGACCTGGTCCTGTCTACATCCATCCTGCCCAAAACACTGAGCATTTTCTGGTTTAATTCCAGGGAGAtcgatttcagtgcctgcctcacccagttGTACTTCCTTCACTGCTTTTCAGCGATGGAGTCTGGGATCTTTGTGGCCATGGCCTTGgatcgctatgtggccatctgtgATCCCCTGAGATATTCCACCCTCCTGGCAAACCCCACTGTGGCCAAGATCGGCCTTGCCGTGGTGCTGCGCAGTGGCATGCTCACACTTCCCTATCCCTTCCTAGCGAGAAGATGGCCATATTGTACAACCAACATTATCCCCCAATCGTATTGCGAGCACATGgctgtggtgaagctggcctgcgcTGACGTCCGCATCAGTAATTACTATGGTCTCTTTGTGGTATTCACTGTGCTTGGACTGGATGTGTCTTCTATTGCCGTGTCCTACACCCTTATtctcagggccatcttcagcctccccacaaaggacgCCCGGCTCAAGACTTTGGGGACCTGCGGCTCCCACCTCTTTGTCATCTTAGCCTTTTACATCCCATCTGCCTTCTCCTTTCTCACACACAGGTTTGGCCACAATGTGTCCCTGTATTTCCATGTCCTCGTGGCCAATGTGTACCTCCTGGTTCCCCCCAcgctaaaccccatcatctatgggGTGAGGACCAAAGAGATCCGGGACAGGCTTCTCCAGCTCTTTACTTATAAAGGGACCTGA